A genomic stretch from Halichoerus grypus chromosome 5, mHalGry1.hap1.1, whole genome shotgun sequence includes:
- the FNDC10 gene encoding fibronectin type III domain-containing protein 10, which translates to MRAPPLLLLLAACAAAPTPPGWEPAADAPWCPYKVLPEGPEAGGGRLCFRSPARGFRCQAPGCAAHASAGRSLRASVLRNRSVLVQWRLAPAEARRVRAFALNCSWRGAYTRFPCERVLLGASCRDYLLPDVHDGVRYRLCLQPLPLPLRAEPAAAAAAPEPAGPAECVEFAAEPAGMREIVVAMTAVGGSICVMLVVICLLVAYITENLMHPAFGRPGLRRQP; encoded by the coding sequence ATGCGCGCcccgccgctgctgctgctgctggccgcCTGCGCCGCCGCCCCGACGCCGCCGGGCTGGGAGCCGGCGGCCGACGCGCCCTGGTGCCCCTACAAGGTGCTGCCCGAGGGCCCCGAGGCGGGCGGCGGGCGCCTGTGCTTCCGCAGCCCCGCGCGCGGCTTCCGCTGCCAGGCGCCCGGCTGCGCGGCGCACGCCTCTGCCGGCCGCTCGCTGCGCGCCAGCGTCCTGCGCAACCGCAGCGTGCTGGTGCAGTGGCGCCTGGCGCCGGCCGAGGCGCGCCGCGTGCGCGCCTTCGCGCTCAACTGCTCGTGGCGCGGCGCCTACACGCGCTTCCCGTGCGAGCGCGTGCTGCTCGGCGCCTCCTGCCGCGACTACCTGCTGCCCGACGTGCACGACGGCGTGCGCTACCGCCTGTGCCTGCAGCCGCTGCCGCTGCCCTTGCGCGCCgagcccgccgccgccgccgccgccccggaGCCCGCCGGGCCCGCCGAGTGCGTGGAGTTCGCCGCCGAGCCCGCCGGCATGCGGGAGATCGTGGTGGCCATGACGGCGGTGGGCGGCTCCATCTGCGTCATGCTGGTGGTCATCTGCCTGCTCGTGGCCTACATCACCGAGAACCTCATGCACCCGGCTTTCGGGCGCCCGGGCCTGCGCAGGCAGCCCTGA